The Geoglobus acetivorans genome window below encodes:
- a CDS encoding 30S ribosomal protein S3ae translates to MARRRQARVKDKWTMKKWFTLIAPEYFGMAEVGYTPADDENKVLNRTVEVTLAELTNDYSNQNPYKKLVFKVYRVAGENAYTKFHRFELTRDYLNSLTRRRTSKIEDIVDVRTADGYIIRVKTVAFTVKRCQSSQKRVIRKVMNEIVKDKASKLNFVQFLQEAILGKIPSEIYREAKKVYPLRRVEIRKIELLKEPKVTAESLAKSGEKVEAEAQ, encoded by the coding sequence ATGGCGAGGAGGAGACAGGCAAGAGTTAAGGACAAGTGGACGATGAAGAAATGGTTTACGCTCATCGCTCCGGAATACTTTGGAATGGCGGAAGTAGGTTACACGCCAGCGGATGACGAGAACAAGGTCCTCAACAGGACGGTGGAGGTTACGCTGGCAGAACTCACCAACGACTACTCAAACCAGAACCCGTACAAAAAGCTCGTATTCAAGGTTTACAGGGTTGCGGGAGAGAATGCATACACCAAGTTCCACAGGTTTGAGCTTACCAGAGACTATCTGAACAGCCTCACAAGGAGGAGGACGAGCAAGATAGAGGACATCGTGGATGTTCGGACAGCCGATGGTTACATCATCAGAGTTAAGACTGTTGCATTCACGGTCAAGAGGTGCCAGAGCTCTCAGAAGAGAGTCATCAGGAAGGTCATGAACGAGATCGTCAAGGATAAGGCCTCAAAGCTCAACTTCGTCCAGTTCCTGCAGGAGGCAATCCTCGGAAAGATACCATCCGAGATTTACAGGGAGGCAAAGAAGGTTTACCCGCTAAGAAGGGTCGAGATCAGGAAGATCGAACTGCTGAAGGAACCAAAGGTTACCGCCGAAAGCCTGGCAAAGTCCGGGGAGAAGGTTGAGGCAGAAGCTCAGTAA
- a CDS encoding SHOCT domain-containing protein has protein sequence MMGYGGMMGGYGFDGMGYGYGLGFIWQIIWLVVIIAVIYLVINALSQNRGGSSSGEESRALRILDERFARGEISAEEYRKLKEELLR, from the coding sequence ATGATGGGTTACGGTGGAATGATGGGTGGCTACGGGTTCGACGGCATGGGCTATGGCTATGGCCTTGGATTCATCTGGCAGATAATCTGGCTGGTGGTGATCATAGCAGTAATTTATCTGGTGATAAATGCTCTCAGCCAGAACAGGGGCGGTTCAAGCTCTGGAGAGGAAAGCAGAGCGCTCAGAATTCTTGACGAGAGGTTTGCAAGGGGAGAGATAAGTGCTGAGGAGTACAGGAAGCTCAAAGAAGAACTTTTGAGGTAG
- a CDS encoding FumA C-terminus/TtdB family hydratase beta subunit, producing the protein MAEHWLKTPIGKNEILNLKVGDVVYITGTMITARDEAHVRMLEYFDEGRELPFRIEDVVIYHCGPIIVEDGGKYRTISAGPTTSARMNPLTPRVLEKVDRMVIVGKGGMNEDVVNALKGKGVYLAYTGGAGALAAQTVKTVRDVYWKDLGMPEAAWVFEVENFGPCIVGIDSRGNSLYKEVEKKVEENFRKILSQP; encoded by the coding sequence ATGGCGGAACACTGGTTAAAGACTCCGATTGGTAAGAACGAGATTCTGAATCTGAAAGTCGGTGACGTGGTTTACATAACCGGCACAATGATTACAGCAAGAGATGAGGCCCATGTCAGAATGCTGGAGTACTTTGATGAGGGGAGGGAGCTGCCATTCAGGATTGAAGACGTGGTAATCTATCACTGTGGTCCCATAATTGTAGAGGATGGTGGAAAATACAGGACGATCTCCGCCGGCCCAACCACCTCTGCCAGAATGAATCCTCTGACACCAAGGGTTCTTGAGAAGGTTGACAGAATGGTTATTGTCGGCAAGGGTGGCATGAACGAGGATGTTGTAAACGCTCTGAAGGGCAAGGGAGTGTATCTTGCGTACACCGGAGGGGCAGGGGCGCTTGCAGCACAGACCGTAAAAACAGTCAGGGACGTTTACTGGAAGGATCTTGGGATGCCTGAAGCCGCCTGGGTTTTTGAGGTGGAGAATTTTGGACCATGCATAGTTGGAATAGACTCCAGGGGTAACAGTCTTTACAAGGAGGTGGAAAAAAAGGTTGAAGAAAATTTCAGGAAAATCCTTTCTCAGCCATAA
- the dapB gene encoding 4-hydroxy-tetrahydrodipicolinate reductase: MKIAVHGAAGRMGKLVIKNAVEEGFEVVQAFDVSRIGEDAGEVAGIGNIGVPVSDNVEELSCDVVIDFSVPSATMKLLEVCAEKGVKAVVGTTGLSEEQKKRIEVIASKIPVVLSPNFSVGVNIFWKALEMLAEKLSDYDMEIFEIHHRFKRDAPSGTALRAGEILREASGKNLRFVFGREGESLRSDEEIGVFAVRGGDVVGEHTVFFIGFGERIELTHRAWNREAFSRGAVKAAGWIAGVDEPGLYSMKDVLGI; this comes from the coding sequence ATGAAAATCGCTGTACACGGCGCAGCAGGGAGAATGGGAAAACTTGTGATAAAGAACGCAGTTGAAGAGGGCTTTGAGGTTGTTCAGGCTTTTGACGTATCAAGGATAGGGGAAGATGCTGGAGAAGTTGCCGGGATTGGAAATATTGGCGTTCCTGTTTCAGATAATGTGGAAGAGCTTTCATGCGACGTCGTGATTGACTTCTCGGTCCCATCTGCGACCATGAAACTGCTCGAGGTGTGTGCTGAGAAGGGCGTAAAGGCAGTTGTAGGGACAACCGGTTTGAGTGAGGAGCAGAAGAAGAGAATCGAAGTAATTGCCAGTAAAATTCCTGTTGTTCTCTCGCCTAACTTCAGCGTTGGCGTGAACATATTCTGGAAGGCACTGGAGATGCTGGCTGAGAAGCTTTCCGACTATGACATGGAAATCTTTGAGATCCACCACCGTTTTAAGAGAGATGCACCAAGCGGGACTGCGCTGAGAGCAGGAGAGATTTTAAGAGAAGCATCGGGCAAAAACCTGAGGTTTGTGTTCGGCAGAGAGGGTGAGAGCCTCAGGAGTGATGAAGAGATCGGCGTGTTTGCAGTCAGAGGCGGAGATGTGGTTGGGGAGCACACGGTATTTTTCATAGGATTCGGGGAGAGAATCGAGCTGACTCACAGGGCCTGGAACAGAGAAGCGTTTTCGAGAGGGGCCGTGAAGGCTGCAGGCTGGATTGCGGGTGTTGATGAGCCGGGCCTTTACTCCATGAAGGACGTTCTTGGCATTTAA
- a CDS encoding fumarate hydratase, with translation MVSFEEVAETVVELFRKAETELPEDVIQALKNAYEQEDNEVARNTIGAILRNIEAARGLKVPMCQDTGLPIIFAEIGRDFSLDFNLRDAIIEGVRRATKEVPLRPNAVHPLTRENPGTNIGPHVPLITVDVVEGDTLKLTVMPKGAGSENVSALKMLLPSQVGNVERFIIEVVKNAGGKPCPPIIVGVGIGTTFDGAAKLAKKALLRNVTSMDEFERGLLEKINSLGIGPGGLGGKTTALAVLVETGYCHTASLPVAVNIQCWANRRASAVLR, from the coding sequence ATGGTATCCTTTGAAGAGGTTGCTGAGACTGTTGTTGAGCTTTTCAGGAAGGCCGAAACCGAGCTGCCCGAAGATGTTATTCAGGCTTTGAAAAATGCATACGAGCAGGAAGACAATGAGGTGGCGAGGAATACGATTGGAGCAATTCTGAGGAACATAGAGGCCGCAAGGGGTTTGAAGGTGCCCATGTGCCAGGACACCGGCCTTCCAATAATATTCGCTGAGATTGGGAGGGACTTCAGCCTGGACTTCAATCTGAGAGATGCGATAATTGAGGGTGTAAGAAGAGCTACAAAAGAGGTTCCACTCAGACCGAATGCCGTTCATCCGCTCACGAGAGAGAATCCGGGAACAAACATCGGCCCTCATGTGCCTCTGATAACGGTGGATGTTGTGGAGGGAGATACTCTCAAACTCACGGTAATGCCCAAGGGTGCCGGAAGTGAGAACGTCTCCGCCCTGAAGATGCTCCTTCCCAGTCAGGTCGGTAACGTGGAGAGGTTCATAATCGAGGTTGTGAAGAACGCTGGGGGAAAACCCTGCCCGCCCATAATTGTCGGAGTAGGGATTGGCACCACCTTTGATGGGGCAGCAAAACTTGCCAAAAAAGCTCTTCTCAGAAACGTTACCAGCATGGACGAATTTGAGAGGGGGTTGCTGGAGAAAATAAACAGCCTCGGTATCGGTCCGGGTGGACTTGGTGGAAAAACAACCGCTCTGGCAGTGCTGGTTGAAACCGGGTACTGCCACACCGCATCTTTACCGGTAGCGGTAAACATCCAGTGCTGGGCAAACAGAAGAGCTTCAGCTGTACTGAGGTGA